A segment of the Saccharomyces kudriavzevii IFO 1802 strain IFO1802 genome assembly, chromosome: 2 genome:
AAGCGGTATTCTTAGAGGAACCAGGATCGGAAACAACGGAATGCAAATCCGCCATGTTATTCGATTTGGACGCAACTGGCGTGCGTGAATGTGACATACTACTTTGGGATCTCTCAATCACGTTGGTGTTGTTGAATTGGTTATTATAATAAACGGGAACATTTTGTAAATTACTATGTTCTCTTTGGCCGGGGCGGTCGATGGCCAATGTAACAGCATTTGGTAAACCAGAAATAGGATTTCTCGAACCTGGAACGGATGTAGGGAGATGATTTACGGGCGTACTTACTGATCTTTTCATGGAGAGATCAAGAATTGAACCAGGTCCATTATTATAATAGTCTACGTTTGTACTTCCTAAATTGTTATTCGAAGTGTTCCCTGGAGCCATTGGATAACTTGAATTGGAAGGCACTGACATGATGTTCGACGCGTCTAGTAAAGGTCGGCTATTGTTGTAATCATTATTACTTCCAGTATTAGCGAAtaaactttgaaattttacgCTGCCTGTTTCTCCGAGCATGGAAAGCGGTATCCCGTTGATCTCCATTATAGAACCATCAGAGTCTCTGTTATTCGTTTTAGCTAGTTTTTCTGCCTGCTTTAAGGCATTTTTGGTGGGGACTAAAGTGGTGACAGTGGTTCCACTCGGTGTTGTCTTTGTCACAGTTTCAAAATCGTCCCTGGAAATATGATTGTATAACGGCAATGGATACAGTTTTCTATCCATAATCCCGCCTGTAGATGAAAGGTCGTTGTAAATGCCATTAGAAGAAAGTTCCCTCTTCTTAACGGCTTTTTCTAGTGCTTGTTTATTATATTCGGAATcaatttctcttcttcttgcctCATGGACACACCAAACCAAATCATAGAATAGAGAACCTGTTAAATGTGATCtcattcttgaaataataCCATCCTCCTCCACGAAAACTTCCGGATGCATGATTAGTACGAAGTTCAATTTCTCTAACATACTTGCTGTTCTGGAAATATCATTCTCTACACTCGTGGTCCATGCAGTCAACTGGTTTCTGTAAAGTCTGTGGATAGTGACCACTGATTGCCTTGCCGAATCGAAATACTTATCAGGAAGCAGAGGAGTTAGTTGCAATTTGAATAATATCAATGCCGCAAATGTGGCTGCTTGTCTAATATAAATTGGTAGTTCAATCAGTTGCTGTGTTTCTAAAAGGTTGTTCAATAAAGTGACGATCTTAGTAGCTGTTAAGTATGCTTCTGTGACATATGGAATTTGATCAGTAGGAGGCGTTTCAGGTAAGAACGCAAAACAACAAACGGTTAATTTAACatacagaaaataaatatttacaaCATCATCACTTTGAAAGTTTAAGGTTTTCGCTAGTAAATCCAAATCTTTCCCTAGGATGGACAAAGTTTCCGCACGATATTTTGGTTCTAATAACCCATCAGGGCTGGAAATGGAAGATCCAATAATATGGGATAATTTAGCTTGGAAATTGGCCAAACTCAATAATCTTCTAAATCTGCCTGGTAatttgtatttattttcGATGTGTGATTCATTATTCGTATTAATTTTATCGTTAACATTATTATCAACATTACTAGTATTGCCGTTACTACaagtatttttattttcattgatgtcattattattattgtctTCATTCAACTCTTCGTCACCACAAGATAAGGCCTTCTCCAATAAATAATCCGTTTGTGAAGTTGGTGGTAAACCTAGGATACTCGCCCAACAAAGCTCGGCAAAAAATATTCCCAGCCAGGTCCTAGTTCTCCATTTTTCTGCGTTTGGCATTGAAGTTTGAGTCCGTGTAAATTCTGAAATGAACTCGCCTCTATGTAAACCCAGTTGGTAGGACAATGATTTAGCTAGTCCCACAAAACGGTAAGAACAATCGTCTAAAACTTTCTGGTTAGGTAACGGCCAAATGCATAATATGAGCAAAGCTTGCGAGATATGTGTAGACCTAGGGGTTCGTATCCAACAGGTTTCTATGGCCAGTTGTTTGATTAAGGAGCTCAACTTGCAATACATGGTGGGTTCAGGGTCGGACAAAGATGCTGTCAGCATCACAGTCCAGAAGAGTAGTTGAGATTGGGAGTACAGCTCAGTAGCATTATTGGAGTACATGATAGGGAAGTACGGCAGGTACCTAGTCACGAAAATATGGTGTAATCTGTTGgctttttcaatggaaaTACTTATGTCACCCAACACAAACTCATCCACGCTTGCATGTGGCGAAGGCAATAATGGCATAGTTGTGGTGGTGGCCACCACGGGCGTTTTCGTTCTATTCACACTGTTGATTGTACCACCACGAGTATCAGCTACAAGAGGTGCTTTGTTTGTTGTGTTCGTAGCACTGATCGACGCGGTAGAGGGGGAATATGCAGCGTGGTTTGGCGAGAAGGGACCGTTTGGCGTGTTGGTTGCCGAGTTGTTCCTGTAATAGGCCATCTGCAAAGCAGGAGGCAGGGATTCTTTGGAATTATTAGGCAACGCTGAGTCGTTCAATAGAGGGGGCAGTTTATTTGGCTCTGTTACCGCTAAGCTTTTCGAGCCTAGGGCCAAAGAAGACGCACGCAATGTTGTGCGGGAGGGGGCCTCAGTATTTGCCTTGAAGttattcttgttgttgctgtgGCTGGCTTGTAAAAGCTGAGGCTCCCTGGACAAATATGTCTGCACTGAGACCTTCGAATCTCGCTGAGTCGTGGAAGAAGTGGGGGATCCTGATGAAGGAGAAGAATCTGGGTTAGGAATGATAGTGCCTGAAGTTGGAGTTGGATGTAAATTAAGTTTGCTTAAAAGGTTATTGCCCATGGGAATATGTTGTAGGAAATGGACAAAGACGCTGTCATTAGCCAAGAGAGTATCTAATTTAGCCTTCATTTCATCCACGTCTTGCCTCAGTAGTTGTAACTGTGAGCCCTTTTTAGGCCTAAATTGAGGATTAATTTCGCAGTGGAGGCCAATTTTTTGACATCTAGAGCAAGGATGAGGAAAGTTTTGACTGGCATCGCATTTGATCTTGTGCTGCCTGCAATGAGTACACGAAGTGACTGGTCTATGGTtgatttgatgactgtcaTCATGGTGAGAAATTCGTTGCTTCTTGTTCGGAaattgctgctgctgctccGGCTGACTTTTCGTGTTAGCAGAGCTGTAGTCGTGGTTTTGATCAGAATCTGGATTGTCCTTCACcatgatgaaaatatgTGTATGCAGTGCCCAATATTTCCTGTATATTGGTCTTGGACATGGGGGTTTGTGCGGCGAATTTTATATGTGTATGTATGgataaaattgaatatatatgcatTTCCGATGCCATTCCCTTGCATGTAAAGAAAACGATCCAATGAGCGGCTCTTCGTGTGAAGTGAGATACTACTACAATACTAGAAAAATGTATACATTCTTCTAATCGAAGATATAATTAGCATATAAGTTTATAGAGTGTTTTATTTCGCCTTGGTGAATCTCAAGTAAGGCTTTATTTCGTTGAAATCGCCGAACTTCGCCTTCGCTTCATCATTGGAGACAGAAGGCGGGATAATGACGTCATCGGAGGGCTGCCAATTGATTGGAGTGACCACGCCCTCCTTATCAGTCAACTGCAGGGCGTCAATGACTCTTAGTACTTCTGAAGTGTTTCTTCCGACGGTGGAAGGGTAGGTGAAAATTAGCctaatcttcttcttgggGTCGATGACAAAGACGGATCTGACGGTCTTCAACGAACCATCGTTGATGTTCTTGAATCCTTCAGCATCCACCATGTCATATAAGAACGCCACATTCCTGAAAGTGTCTCCGATGATGGGGAAGCCCACATTTTTCACCTTGGCAACTTCCTTGATATCTTGAATCCATTTTTCGTGAGATTCAACGTCTTCCACTGAAAGACCAATCAACTTGACGTTTCTCTTGTCGAATTCCGGCTTCAACTTGGCGAACGCACTAACTTCGGTCGTACAGACGGGAGTGAAGTCAGCTGGATGAGAGAACAAGACACCCCAAGAGTTGCCTAAGTAGTCGTAGAAGTTGATTTTACCTGCTGTAGTGTCAGCATCAAAGTTTGGGGCGACAGAGTTTATTCTTAGTCTTGGCTGGTCACTCTGCTTGAATTGTTTGCAGAGAATGGGTGCTGTGGAGAATCTCTTGATTGTCTGGCATTGCAAATGAGCCTGTCTGGGGGCGGACCATGCAGTTCTCTTTAATTGAGCACCACAAATTCTACTTAACATCTTTTGCTTACTTGTTATTATAGTTTCCTTCGTTTCTCCTGGATAGGCCTGGTATTGACTTCTCTTCCCGTTCTTATATACCAATAGGCCCCTTCTTTTGTACgtaattgaaaaatctcCGGGGGAAGGCCCTTTTGCCGGGAAACCCctttctatttttatttagaaaataaagaaatagCCGCCCAGATGTAGTCACTATATACGAAATGACTGGCGGGAGAATAGCCGCGCATGTCGTCTGTAGTGACGCCTGCACGTCGTTAGAGACTACATATGGATAAAACACAATACAgtactatatatatagatatatatcaCGGTATAGTATGGTGATAAGACTTCAAGATGTATTAAAAGTTAGAAACTGCTGTaggtgaagaaaaaaacgaGATCCGTCATTGACCGACTTTCCTCAAGTTGAGCTAAACTGGGGCATTCCAccagtattttttttatgcGCCCTTGCCACCTTCACCTTTGACGTTAGCCACTCTCGATTGTGTTCGTCAGAGGAGTATGCAAGTGCCAATCTCTCCATCGTAGATACATCGTTGATGCCAAATTCCATGCTCCTTTTCCCggttttttgtttctttcgCGTTAGCTGTGGCCCGCATCCACGCACGCGCCACTTTCTAAGGACGATATAAACATATAAACATATAAACATTCACCGGGAGTCCGTTTCTCTTCCACAGTGTATGCTAAACTAGATAGACAACCATGGCCCGTTCCTCCTTACCCAACCGCCGCTCCACGCAGTTCGAAGCaaacaagaggaaaagTATCGCTCATGCCCCATCTCCTGCTCCTTCAAATGGGATCCATCCAGTAACGCCGCCCATCTATAACAGTGCTGCCACTTCAGACTCTAATATCCATGTATACGTAAGGTGCAGATCGCGCAATAAGAGAGAAATAGACGAAAAAAGCAGTGTAGTGATCTCTACGCTTGGCCCGCAGGGAAAGGAAATTATCCTCTCCAACGGTTCCCACCAATCATACTCGTCCTCGAAGAAAACATATCAGTTTGATCAAGTATTCGGCGCAGAATCTGATCAAGAAACGGTGTTTAATGCTACAGCAAAAAACTACATCAGAGAAATGTTGCATGGTTATAATTGTACAATATTTGCGTACGGCCAAACAGGAACAGGTAAAACGTACACCATGTCCGGTGACATAAACATTCTCGGTGACGTACAGTCTACCGACAATCTGCTGTTGGGAGAACATGCAGGTATCATACCGCGGGTCCTAGTCGATTTGTTCAAAGAATTGAGCTCTCTAAACAAGGAGTATTCCGTAAAAGTAACCTTCCTAGAGTTGTATAAcgaaaatttgaaagacCTACTCTCTGATAACGAGGATGACGATCCGGCAGTAAATGATTCCAAGAGGCAAATTCgcatttttgataataacaacaataattcGTCCATCATGGTCAAGGGAATGCAGGAAATCTTTATTAACTCTGCTCATGAAGGCTTGAATCTGTTGATGCAAGgttctttgaaaaggaaagtggCCGCTACTAAGTGCAATGATCTTTCGTCAAGATCCCATACGGTTTTCACAATCACAACAAACATAGTAGAACAAGACAGCAAGGACCATggacaaaataaaaattttgtaaaaatcGGTAAATTGAATTTGGTAGATTTGGCTGGCAgtgaaaacatcaatagGTCGGGtgcagaaaataaaagagctCAAGAAGCCGGGCTGATCAACAAATCACTTTTAACATTGGGTCGCGTCATTAACGCACTTGTAGATCATTCTAACCACATACCTTACAGGGAATCCAAGTTAACAAGACTGCTGCAGGACTCCTTAGGTGGCATGACCAAAACGTGCATCATTGCCACAATATCTCCCGCGAAAATTTCCATGGAGGAGACCGCAAGTACTCTGGAATACGCAACAAGGGCCAAATCTATCAAAAACACCCCGCAAGTTAACCAATCTTTATCAAAGGATACATGCCTCAAAGACTACATTCAAGAGATCGAAAAATTAAgaaatgatttgaaaaattcaagaaacaaaCAAGGCATATTCATTACTCAAGATCAACTGGATCTTTACGAAAGTAATTCCATACTAATTGACGaacaaaatttgaaaattcatAACCTACGAGGGCAGATTAAGAAATTTAAAGGAAATTACCTAAATCAATTAGATGttaataattttttacAGTCggagaaggaaaaactAATTAACGTAATACGAAACTTTAATGTagatttttccaattttaaTTCAGAGatccaaaaaattcatcatacTAATCTCGAACTAATGAATGAAATCACGCTACAAAGAGATTTATCGCAGGAAACTTCTCAGGAGCAATACACCACTAGCCAGGAACTGCAAACGAAGATTACCCAACAAGTTCTGCAGACTTTAAGCACATTGCAGAGTTCTCTAATGAATTATAATTCGAAATTTTCACAGGTTATCAATGGAGTCACCGAAGAATTATCCCGCAACGTAAACTTTCATAAACTAAAACATGATTCTGCACTCGAGTCGTTATTCGATACCAGTGCAAACCAATTAACAATTAAACTGAACGAACTAGTTAATGGTATTTCGCATTCGTTAAAGCATTTCCGGGATGATTCTGTTTCTCACTATAATAAAGATTTAAATGAAGTTTATCTATCACATAAGCAGTTCCTGAAGGATTTAGAAAACGATATTAAAAATTGTCTCGATTCAATAGGTAGTCTAATTGTGGCTTCCATAAACGAGATTTCGCAGACTTGCACCACAAGTTTGGATAGCGTGAACAGTCTGACAAGCAACCACCAATTTGTAGTGACTGAGTTGGTTGAAAAGCAGGATttggaaataaaaaaactgaaaaaagattTGATCACCGAGCGTAGAATTTCTAACCAGTTTAGCCAACAGCTAACCCGattaaagaaatattttcaagaacATGTATCCAAGACTCGTGTCGAACTCTATGATGAGTTCAAcgaattcatcaacaacTTGAAGGAGAAACAATCTAAGTTGGACCAAGATATTTGGCATAAGACAGCCGccattttcaatgaaacCGATAATGAAGTGAATGAAATTTATACCGATTCGATTACCTCTTTGACGCAGAGTGCTAAAGCCACCTTACAAGTGGTTTCTCAAAACAGTGCAACTCTTCATAAGGATTTAACGTGCTTATCACAAAAAATGAGTTTGAATATATCTTCCAAACTGAAGAGTTTACCCATTGAGACTTTTTTAAGTAAAATATCACAAACCATTTGTCAAAGTTGCGGAGACAATAATATGTCAACAGCAAATCCAATTTTAGTTtccattgaaaagtttcaaaacatGATCTTTTCAGATATTGAACTAACAAACGAGAAAGTGATGTCGTTGATTGGTGAAATAATATCACAGATCGAAATTGTTTCtaataaaaacaacatCGACTTAACCCTAATAAATGAGAATTTCAACTCTTTGTGCGGTTTCATATTGAACGATTACAAAGAGAATATTAtgcaaatttcaaagacgCAAGATGAAGTGCTTTCCGATCATTGCGAGGGACTTCGATCATTAAATGAACAAGGTATGGACATTATCACTACTTACAGTATAGAAAAACCCGTTGGCAAATATATGCGGCCTGAGTCAACAGCTATCAAAGGTTTGCCCGTATTAGACTATCCcaaacaatttcaaatttaccGAGATCCTGaagacaacaacaaaagcGACAGAACGAAAACCCACCATTGCAAACCAAACTCGTTCACTGGAGGAAATTTTGTTGACTCACAGTTTAGTCCTAAGACCCCAGTGCCCGTGCCTGACCAGCCGTTACCTAAAGTGCTTGTACCGAAGAGCGTAAATTCTACTAAATCTAAAAGATCGAAGACCCTACCAAATACGGAGGGTACGGGTCGAGAGTCACAGAATAACTTGAAGAGAAGATTTACGGCGGAACCGATACTAAATGGGGAAGAAGCTAAAAATAATGACTTACCGGAAGTTAAGAAAGttcatcaataatgaaaaactgcAACTGTAAAATACTCTGTATCACTACATGCATTAGGTGTAAGTTGTCGCATCGTTGAGGAAGGAAAATTAGTATATGTGCCTTACATAATTACACAAtcttttttacttttgtttttgttttgcttgtccttcttgttctttgaGTTCctggatttttttggctcaGGATTAGTCGGGGATGGAATATTTCTATTATTATCTGAATCATCCGTGTTTAAGGGCTTCTCAGGTTGCTTCCCACCAACCGATTGCCTAGTTACCTCCTGTGGCATGATGTTGGGCGAAGAACTCTTCCTGATACTCGCATTAGAATTCGTATTAACGATTTTTGGATTTGTATTTGCATTAGAATTCATGCTAATTTGCAACCCTTGCGGTTGACAATCACGTTTAGAACTTCCGgtaaaaaaagtttcagACCTTGAAGAAACTCTTGAATTTGATCCTGCATTACTCATTTGGCTATCCATGGTagaaaacaaattcaaCGTACTGGtgcttttgttctttttttgctgtttTTTCCTGATAGCCAGTCCACCATCCCTAGAATGCAGCTTATTGATCGCTcttttatcatcattttctgcCGCCTTTTCGTACCATTTCCATGCGTATTCCATGTTACGATCACAACCTTTTCCATGTTCATAGAAGTAACCAAGGGTAAATTGGGCCTTCGGTAATCCAGCATTAGCCGCGCGAAAGGCCCATTGGAAAgcctcattttcatctttatcAAAGGCAGGCTCTGCTCCTAGTAAGTACCATGCACATAAGCCTAACATTGCGACTGGATCACCCTTCAATGCTGCCTGAGTGTAATAGTGTACGGAAAGTGACGTATCCTGCCCCACTGTATCATTGCCAGTTTCATAAATTTGTGCTAATAAAGTTGCTGAAGGAACGTGCCCTAAACTTGCTGCTTGGATGTACAGTTCCATTGCATATTTCTCATCGGGAATCACAACATCCAGAAATCCCTCATGATAAACCTTAGCTAGTTCATACGGTGCCGCAGCTGTCAGCTCATTTGCTCTTGCTGCAGCTCTTGATAGCCATTTGACACCGTTTAGTTTTGTATTAACATCCGTTGGAAGACCCATTCTTCCGtagaaagaataaagacCCAGCTTATACATTGCTGATGGATGATTTCTACTAGCCGCAAACTTTAAGAAATTTACCGACTTGCGGGAATCTCTTGTCGTTCCTAAACCCTCCTCTAAACAATGCGATGCCCTATATGCGCTCTCTATATGACCATGCTTCGCAGCTGCCTGAAATAATGCAAATGCCTCTTtatgttcaatttttccgAAGGCTC
Coding sequences within it:
- the SEF1 gene encoding Sef1p (similar to Saccharomyces cerevisiae SEF1 (YBL066C); ancestral locus Anc_7.389); the encoded protein is MVKDNPDSDQNHDYSSANTKSQPEQQQQFPNKKQRISHHDDSHQINHRPVTSCTHCRQHKIKCDASQNFPHPCSRCQKIGLHCEINPQFRPKKGSQLQLLRQDVDEMKAKLDTLLANDSVFVHFLQHIPMGNNLLSKLNLHPTPTSGTIIPNPDSSPSSGSPTSSTTQRDSKVSVQTYLSREPQLLQASHSNNKNNFKANTEAPSRTTLRASSLALGSKSLAVTEPNKLPPLLNDSALPNNSKESLPPALQMAYYRNNSATNTPNGPFSPNHAAYSPSTASISATNTTNKAPLVADTRGGTINSVNRTKTPVVATTTTMPLLPSPHASVDEFVLGDISISIEKANRLHHIFVTRYLPYFPIMYSNNATELYSQSQLLFWTVMLTASLSDPEPTMYCKLSSLIKQLAIETCWIRTPRSTHISQALLILCIWPLPNQKVLDDCSYRFVGLAKSLSYQLGLHRGEFISEFTRTQTSMPNAEKWRTRTWLGIFFAELCWASILGLPPTSQTDYLLEKALSCGDEELNEDNNNNDINENKNTCSNGNTSNVDNNVNDKINTNNESHIENKYKLPGRFRRLLSLANFQAKLSHIIGSSISSPDGLLEPKYRAETLSILGKDLDLLAKTLNFQSDDVVNIYFLYVKLTVCCFAFLPETPPTDQIPYVTEAYLTATKIVTLLNNLLETQQLIELPIYIRQAATFAALILFKLQLTPLLPDKYFDSARQSVVTIHRLYRNQLTAWTTSVENDISRTASMLEKLNFVLIMHPEVFVEEDGIISRMRSHLTGSLFYDLVWCVHEARRREIDSEYNKQALEKAVKKRELSSNGIYNDLSSTGGIMDRKLYPLPLYNHISRDDFETVTKTTPSGTTVTTLVPTKNALKQAEKLAKTNNRDSDGSIMEINGIPLSMLGETGSVKFQSLFANTGSNNDYNNSRPLLDASNIMSVPSNSSYPMAPGNTSNNNLGSTNVDYYNNGPGSILDLSMKRSVSTPVNHLPTSVPGSRNPISGLPNAVTLAIDRPGQREHSNLQNVPVYYNNQFNNTNVIERSQSSMSHSRTPVASKSNNMADLHSVVSDPGSSKNTAYPPLSLFAKNNSHNSNRANPQFVAVGNAATPLNYQNGENENNAKTPGNKLTDFFQQQSAGWIEGNSSNDDFFGWFDMNMEQGF
- the PRX1 gene encoding thioredoxin peroxidase PRX1 (similar to Saccharomyces cerevisiae PRX1 (YBL064C); ancestral locus Anc_7.388), which gives rise to MLSRICGAQLKRTAWSAPRQAHLQCQTIKRFSTAPILCKQFKQSDQPRLRINSVAPNFDADTTAGKINFYDYLGNSWGVLFSHPADFTPVCTTEVSAFAKLKPEFDKRNVKLIGLSVEDVESHEKWIQDIKEVAKVKNVGFPIIGDTFRNVAFLYDMVDAEGFKNINDGSLKTVRSVFVIDPKKKIRLIFTYPSTVGRNTSEVLRVIDALQLTDKEGVVTPINWQPSDDVIIPPSVSNDEAKAKFGDFNEIKPYLRFTKAK
- the KIP1 gene encoding Kip1p (similar to Saccharomyces cerevisiae KIP1 (YBL063W); ancestral locus Anc_7.387), whose translation is MARSSLPNRRSTQFEANKRKSIAHAPSPAPSNGIHPVTPPIYNSAATSDSNIHVYVRCRSRNKREIDEKSSVVISTLGPQGKEIILSNGSHQSYSSSKKTYQFDQVFGAESDQETVFNATAKNYIREMLHGYNCTIFAYGQTGTGKTYTMSGDINILGDVQSTDNLLLGEHAGIIPRVLVDLFKELSSLNKEYSVKVTFLELYNENLKDLLSDNEDDDPAVNDSKRQIRIFDNNNNNSSIMVKGMQEIFINSAHEGLNLLMQGSLKRKVAATKCNDLSSRSHTVFTITTNIVEQDSKDHGQNKNFVKIGKLNLVDLAGSENINRSGAENKRAQEAGLINKSLLTLGRVINALVDHSNHIPYRESKLTRLLQDSLGGMTKTCIIATISPAKISMEETASTLEYATRAKSIKNTPQVNQSLSKDTCLKDYIQEIEKLRNDLKNSRNKQGIFITQDQLDLYESNSILIDEQNLKIHNLRGQIKKFKGNYLNQLDVNNFLQSEKEKLINVIRNFNVDFSNFNSEIQKIHHTNLELMNEITLQRDLSQETSQEQYTTSQELQTKITQQVLQTLSTLQSSLMNYNSKFSQVINGVTEELSRNVNFHKLKHDSALESLFDTSANQLTIKLNELVNGISHSLKHFRDDSVSHYNKDLNEVYLSHKQFLKDLENDIKNCLDSIGSLIVASINEISQTCTTSLDSVNSLTSNHQFVVTELVEKQDLEIKKLKKDLITERRISNQFSQQLTRLKKYFQEHVSKTRVELYDEFNEFINNLKEKQSKLDQDIWHKTAAIFNETDNEVNEIYTDSITSLTQSAKATLQVVSQNSATLHKDLTCLSQKMSLNISSKLKSLPIETFLSKISQTICQSCGDNNMSTANPILVSIEKFQNMIFSDIELTNEKVMSLIGEIISQIEIVSNKNNIDLTLINENFNSLCGFILNDYKENIMQISKTQDEVLSDHCEGLRSLNEQGMDIITTYSIEKPVGKYMRPESTAIKGLPVLDYPKQFQIYRDPEDNNKSDRTKTHHCKPNSFTGGNFVDSQFSPKTPVPVPDQPLPKVLVPKSVNSTKSKRSKTLPNTEGTGRESQNNLKRRFTAEPILNGEEAKNNDLPEVKKVHQ
- the SKT5 gene encoding Skt5p (similar to Saccharomyces cerevisiae SKT5 (YBL061C) and SHC1 (YER096W); ancestral locus Anc_7.386), which gives rise to MAASPKVHPYKKHLMQSQHINFDNRGLQTQNSSIKAVEDSANDKENSRYNYNGKLSAVALPKRFANDGLPNEHSRAVSLPPASNDKNRSHEGSDFDPAPPPQIRLHNSNSNSVSSLSSTPTNSSSPRVLRQTDSSTSLTKEQIKKRTRSVDLSHMYLLNGSSDTQLTATNESVADLSHQMISRYLGGKNNTSLVPRLKTIEMYRQNVKKSKDPEVLFQYAQYMLQTALTIESSNALVQDGEKAGNITQSDLKIQFLKEAQSYLKKLSIKGYSDAQYLLADGYSSGAFGKIEHKEAFALFQAAAKHGHIESAYRASHCLEEGLGTTRDSRKSVNFLKFAASRNHPSAMYKLGLYSFYGRMGLPTDVNTKLNGVKWLSRAAARANELTAAAPYELAKVYHEGFLDVVIPDEKYAMELYIQAASLGHVPSATLLAQIYETGNDTVGQDTSLSVHYYTQAALKGDPVAMLGLCAWYLLGAEPAFDKDENEAFQWAFRAANAGLPKAQFTLGYFYEHGKGCDRNMEYAWKWYEKAAENDDKRAINKLHSRDGGLAIRKKQQKKNKSTSTLNLFSTMDSQMSNAGSNSRVSSRSETFFTGSSKRDCQPQGLQISMNSNANTNPKIVNTNSNASIRKSSSPNIMPQEVTRQSVGGKQPEKPLNTDDSDNNRNIPSPTNPEPKKSRNSKNKKDKQNKNKSKKDCVIM